The Candidatus Zixiibacteriota bacterium genome has a window encoding:
- a CDS encoding DUF5989 family protein, whose protein sequence is MAAGSSFKLVWGFLRARKKWWLTPFVVVLLLFGLLMVFAQSSVLAPFIYAIF, encoded by the coding sequence ATGGCGGCAGGTTCAAGCTTCAAACTCGTTTGGGGATTTCTCAGGGCCAGGAAGAAGTGGTGGCTGACACCGTTCGTGGTGGTGCTGCTGCTGTTTGGACTTCTGATGGTATTCGCGCAGTCATCGGTGCTGGCGCCGTTCATCTACGCTATTTTCTAA
- a CDS encoding SxtJ family membrane protein yields the protein MNWTKLIPRDFLQADTKTLRRFGLVMAVPLLIIAAILYWKGYASTPWWAGVAGLFGLLGLALPIVLKPVYIVWMTFAYYLSFVMTFVILTLFFFLVMTPAGLIMRLFGKDPMDRRFPGVRDSYWVSSQTYENTIERYSKPY from the coding sequence ATGAACTGGACTAAGCTTATCCCACGGGACTTCCTCCAGGCGGATACCAAGACCCTGCGGCGTTTCGGCCTGGTTATGGCCGTGCCGCTGCTCATAATCGCGGCCATCCTTTACTGGAAAGGTTACGCCAGTACCCCCTGGTGGGCGGGTGTCGCCGGACTGTTTGGGCTGTTGGGTCTGGCGCTTCCGATCGTGCTCAAACCGGTCTACATCGTGTGGATGACGTTCGCCTACTATCTCAGCTTTGTCATGACTTTCGTCATCCTGACTTTGTTTTTCTTTCTGGTGATGACCCCCGCGGGACTGATCATGAGACTGTTCGGCAAGGATCCGATGGATCGTCGGTTCCCGGGCGTCAGAGACTCTTACTGGGTAAGCTCTCAGACCTACGAAAACACGATCGAAAGATATTCAAAGCCCTACTGA
- a CDS encoding T9SS type A sorting domain-containing protein, translating to MNSETSNITTQNTSGETADQPRAPLRTPFGKAGLIAILSLLVAGAVLAQAPSTPVLVASSGVSGPTLGIPRWKGYMSPTDPDKFWLSFANTGAGSNNMAFTTDAGTTWSSNTITIDAYMDFHLSLFGRNDDLYFTFPGVGFRRFASPAESISDAGPLVTLSGTSSAHRSNVMVQPNGRIWVFTRQGGTPSENVRYQYSDNGGANWTSSVAFSTSAPDIRIGSMPYVNGNPALVVLHLNDARGYEYYLWNGSSFQERPDHSVYAAYVGYDRSFTHNQISDTVFHLIFGDGSGLRHVWKNYASGSGAWNTSIIMNEANNGSIDWLPISTVHGSDLYVFYCRKGSADAASMRVYYRRWSQVTRTWGAEYQVSTQSTSRDPNTAFHVPASADYIPVFYSAGSGPYSIYFSKIAVTGQVTDTIPPGPILDLGATSGPGSGQVTLGWSAPGDDGGSGTSDSYDIRYAFAPLSESNWASAIPVGNAPDPASSGQPESFAVSNLPLGTVYFGIKSWDEAGNPSAMSNLALVLVTGVNNPDDNAVLPQRTSLTGIWPNPFNSQARIEYEVAELGRVEITVYNVLGQEVARLLNALRSNGLYQLWWDGTDSRGSPVASGIYFCRLAAENTSDIRKLVYLK from the coding sequence ATGAACAGCGAAACCTCTAACATCACCACCCAAAACACGTCTGGAGAAACGGCAGATCAACCAAGGGCGCCGTTGAGAACCCCGTTCGGCAAGGCGGGTCTTATTGCGATCCTGTCCCTTTTGGTTGCCGGGGCCGTCCTCGCCCAGGCGCCCTCTACTCCCGTGCTGGTGGCCAGCTCCGGTGTCAGCGGACCGACTCTCGGCATACCCCGCTGGAAGGGGTACATGTCGCCGACCGATCCGGACAAATTCTGGCTCAGTTTCGCTAACACCGGCGCCGGCTCCAATAATATGGCGTTTACCACCGATGCCGGCACTACCTGGTCAAGCAACACCATTACCATCGACGCTTACATGGATTTTCACCTGTCGCTATTCGGTCGCAACGATGACCTGTACTTCACCTTCCCCGGAGTCGGGTTTCGCCGCTTTGCTTCACCTGCGGAGTCAATCAGCGATGCCGGCCCGCTGGTGACATTGAGCGGCACCAGCAGCGCCCATCGCTCCAACGTGATGGTACAGCCCAACGGCCGCATCTGGGTCTTCACCCGTCAGGGCGGCACCCCGTCGGAAAACGTGCGCTACCAGTATTCCGACAACGGCGGAGCGAACTGGACGTCCAGCGTGGCCTTTTCGACGAGCGCGCCTGACATCAGAATCGGGTCGATGCCTTATGTTAATGGCAACCCGGCCCTGGTGGTGCTGCATCTCAACGATGCCCGCGGCTACGAGTACTATCTCTGGAACGGTTCCAGCTTCCAGGAGCGCCCCGACCATTCGGTCTATGCCGCTTACGTGGGTTATGACAGGTCGTTCACGCATAACCAGATAAGCGATACCGTGTTTCATCTGATCTTCGGCGATGGTTCCGGCCTGCGCCATGTTTGGAAGAACTATGCCAGCGGTTCCGGCGCCTGGAATACGTCGATTATCATGAACGAAGCGAACAACGGCAGTATCGACTGGCTGCCCATTTCCACCGTACACGGCAGCGACCTGTATGTCTTCTATTGCCGCAAGGGTTCCGCCGACGCCGCCTCCATGCGCGTCTATTATCGCCGCTGGTCACAGGTCACGCGCACCTGGGGAGCAGAGTATCAGGTATCGACTCAGAGCACGTCGCGCGACCCGAACACAGCTTTCCATGTGCCGGCATCGGCTGATTATATCCCGGTCTTTTACTCCGCAGGCAGCGGGCCTTACAGCATCTACTTCTCCAAGATTGCAGTTACCGGCCAGGTTACCGATACGATTCCACCCGGCCCGATTCTCGACCTCGGCGCGACCTCCGGCCCCGGCAGCGGCCAGGTGACACTTGGCTGGAGCGCTCCCGGTGACGACGGTGGGTCGGGGACCTCGGACAGCTACGATATCCGCTATGCGTTCGCGCCGCTGAGTGAATCAAACTGGGCGTCGGCGATTCCGGTGGGCAACGCGCCCGATCCGGCCTCATCGGGCCAGCCGGAGTCGTTCGCCGTGTCGAATCTGCCTTTGGGTACAGTATACTTTGGAATCAAGTCCTGGGATGAAGCCGGGAACCCGTCGGCGATGTCAAACCTCGCGCTGGTTCTCGTGACCGGAGTAAACAACCCCGATGACAACGCTGTTCTCCCCCAGCGAACCAGCCTGACCGGTATCTGGCCGAATCCGTTCAACTCGCAGGCGCGGATCGAATACGAGGTGGCCGAATTAGGTCGGGTCGAGATTACCGTGTATAATGTCCTCGGGCAGGAGGTGGCGCGGCTTCTGAACGCTCTTAGGTCGAACGGACTGTACCAGTTATGGTGGGACGGCACCGACAGTCGGGGAAGTCCGGTGGCTTCCGGCATCTACTTTTGCCGACTGGCCGCCGAAAATACGTCCGATATCCGTAAGCTCGTATACCTCAAGTAA
- a CDS encoding carbamoyltransferase — protein sequence MRILGISAFYHDSAAALIVDGKIVAAAQEERFTRKKHDFGFPKNAIAYCLKEGNIKAQDLDYVAFYDKPFIKFERLLETYLSYAPLGLKSFLMAMPMWLKHKLWMGDYIRKEIGFEGELIFPEHHQSHAASAFYPSPFAQAAFITMDGVGEWATSSWGTGEGNSIKLHQEIHFPHSLGLLYSALTYYTGFKVNSGEYKLMGLAPYGEPKYKDVMMRELIDLKDDGSFRLNMKYFNYCAGLTMTSRAFHELFGREPRQPETMPSQMDMDLARSVQDVTEEAMLRMARHVRKQTGMKNLCLAGGVALNCVGNGKILRANVFDDLWIQPAAGDAGGALGAALFVWYQLLGNERNGSLRDRQRGSYLGPAFSTEEIESWLKSAGYPYTKLPKSEVPHRVAEYIENHKVVGWFNGRMEFGPRALGGRSIIGDARSPKMQSVMNLKIKYRESFRPFAPSCLAEDVDKYFELDRESPYMLLVAPVTEERRRAMTPEEERLFGIDKLNVVRSDIPAITHVDYSARVQTVHPDDHPDYHAMIGAFKQRTGYGIVINTSFNVRGEPIVCTPQDAYLCFMRTEMDVLVLENLILEKEKQPKLGDDVDWRKQYELD from the coding sequence ATGAGGATTCTTGGAATTTCGGCCTTCTATCATGATTCAGCGGCTGCGCTGATTGTCGACGGCAAAATAGTAGCCGCCGCGCAGGAGGAGCGCTTCACCCGCAAGAAGCATGATTTCGGCTTTCCGAAAAACGCCATCGCCTATTGCCTCAAGGAAGGGAATATCAAGGCTCAGGACCTCGATTATGTCGCCTTCTACGACAAGCCGTTCATCAAGTTCGAACGCCTTCTGGAGACCTATCTCTCCTACGCCCCGCTCGGGTTGAAATCATTCCTCATGGCGATGCCGATGTGGCTCAAACACAAGCTCTGGATGGGTGATTACATTCGCAAGGAGATTGGCTTCGAGGGGGAGCTGATCTTCCCGGAGCATCACCAGTCCCACGCCGCGTCGGCGTTTTACCCGTCGCCTTTTGCCCAGGCGGCGTTTATCACCATGGACGGTGTCGGCGAGTGGGCGACGTCGTCGTGGGGTACCGGCGAAGGGAACTCGATCAAGCTGCACCAGGAGATTCACTTTCCGCACAGCCTGGGGCTGCTCTATTCCGCACTGACTTACTACACCGGGTTCAAGGTCAACTCAGGCGAGTACAAATTGATGGGCCTGGCGCCGTACGGCGAGCCGAAATACAAAGACGTGATGATGCGGGAGCTGATTGACCTAAAGGACGACGGTTCCTTCCGCCTCAACATGAAGTATTTCAATTACTGCGCGGGGCTGACAATGACCTCGCGCGCCTTTCACGAGCTTTTTGGCCGGGAGCCGCGCCAGCCGGAGACGATGCCATCGCAAATGGACATGGACCTGGCCCGCTCGGTGCAGGATGTCACCGAGGAAGCGATGCTCCGCATGGCTCGCCACGTGAGAAAGCAAACCGGCATGAAGAATCTCTGCCTGGCGGGTGGCGTGGCGCTCAACTGTGTCGGCAACGGGAAGATTCTTCGGGCAAACGTCTTCGATGACCTCTGGATTCAGCCCGCCGCGGGCGATGCCGGCGGGGCGCTTGGCGCGGCGCTTTTTGTCTGGTACCAGTTGCTCGGCAATGAGCGCAACGGCAGTCTGCGCGACCGCCAGCGGGGATCGTATCTCGGCCCGGCGTTCTCCACAGAGGAAATCGAAAGCTGGCTCAAGAGCGCCGGTTATCCGTACACCAAGCTGCCCAAATCAGAAGTCCCCCACCGGGTAGCCGAGTACATCGAAAATCACAAGGTCGTGGGCTGGTTTAACGGGCGCATGGAGTTCGGGCCTCGCGCGCTGGGCGGCAGGAGCATTATCGGCGACGCCCGCAGTCCCAAGATGCAGTCTGTGATGAACCTCAAGATCAAGTATCGGGAGTCGTTCCGGCCGTTTGCGCCGTCGTGCCTGGCCGAAGATGTCGACAAGTACTTCGAGCTGGACCGCGAAAGCCCTTACATGCTGCTCGTTGCGCCGGTCACCGAAGAACGCCGCCGCGCCATGACCCCGGAGGAGGAAAGGCTGTTCGGGATCGACAAGCTCAACGTGGTGCGCTCCGACATCCCGGCGATTACGCATGTCGACTACTCGGCGCGCGTGCAGACGGTTCACCCCGACGATCACCCTGATTATCATGCTATGATCGGCGCGTTCAAGCAGCGCACCGGATACGGGATTGTCATCAACACCAGTTTCAATGTCCGTGGCGAGCCCATTGTGTGCACCCCGCAGGATGCTTATCTCTGCTTTATGCGGACAGAGATGGACGTGCTGGTGCTCGAGAATCTGATCCTGGAAAAAGAAAAACAGCCCAAGCTGGGCGACGATGTAGATTGGCGTAAGCAGTATGAACTGGACTAA